GGAGCAGGGTGTGCGCTCGGTCGGCGGCACGTGGGTGGACACCCGTACGCTCAACCTGAAGTCTGGCGATCAGATCGCCGTCGACATCGTCTTCTAGTTTGCACAGGGAGGGACGCACAACGGCCGTGATCATTCCGTGGTCACGACCGTCGTGGTGCTTTTCGCAGCAGTTTGGTCGCGCGCATAGCTTCGTAGCATGAGAACTGATGAGGAACACGTCACTCTTCGCGAGCACCACGTGCCAGTGCCCGGTGGACAGCTGTTCGTTCGCGAATGGATCCCCCGTCACGTGATCGACGGCGCCGCGCCACTCGTGCTCCTCCACGACTCGCTCGGCTCCGTCGAGCTGTGGCGCGAGTTTCCCGTGCGTCTCGCGCGCACGGTGCGGCGGCGCGTCATCGCCTACGATCGACTGGGCTTCGGCCGATCGTCGTCGCGGCGCGAGCCGCCGTCGCTGCGGTTCATCGAGGAAGAAGCCGAGCTGTACTTCCCGGCGGTTCGTCGTGCGCTCGGCTTTACCAACTTCTCGCTGTTCGGCCACAGTGTAGGCGGCGGCATGTCGATCGTGATTGCGGCCACCATGCCGGATGTCTGTGAACGCCTGGTCTCAGAATCGGCGCAGTCGTTCCTCGAGGCGCACACGCTCGATGGTATTCGCGCCGCCAAGCGACAGTTCGAGAACCCGGCGTATTTCGCGAAGCTGTCACGCTTCCATGGCGACAAGGCGCAGTGGGTCCTCGACGCCTGGACGGAAACGTGGACATCGCCCGCCTTTGCCGATTGGTCGCTCGATCCGTATCTGACCCTGGTGCGCTGTCCGACGCTCGTGATTCACGGCGACGCGGACGAATTCGGGTCGGTCGAGTTTCCCCGTCGTATCGCCCGCGGCGTGCAAGGCGTGTCGCAGCTCGAGATCATCGAAGGCTGCGGGCATGTACCACATCGCGAGCAACCCGACCGCATCCTCTCGCTCGTCACCGAATTTCTGTAAACGTTTCGACGAAAGGTCGCCGCTGACCCGCTGCTAGAGTCCCGTCCGACAGCGCTGCGCGAGCAGGCCTGTGGCGAGCGACAGATCGCAGTCGGCGATGAGCAGTCCCGCCTTTCCGTATGGCTGCCACGCGTGCAGGGTGCCGTCGGGGCGTGCGATCGCCGACGTAATCGGCACGCCCTCGCTCGCGCAGTTCACCGAGGCGAACCAGCAGCTGTTCTCAGCGGCGCGACAGAGGATCGCCTTCTCGTGAAAGGTGTTCGCGGGATCGGCGAAGCTGGTGGGGCGAAACGCTCCGTCTTCCGCCCACGCGAAGTTCGGATGAAACACGATCTGCGCGCCACGTCGCGCGGCCCAACGCACCGTCTCCGGATAGCGCCAGCCTTCGTGACAAATCACGACGCCGAAGGTAAGCGGCCCGACCGTGAACACGCGCCGCTCGCTGCCGTGACCGTACACCGGGTCTTCCGAGGGGTCGAGCTGTACTTTGTCCTGAAACCCCATGAGCGCACCAGCGGTATCGAACACGGCGACCGTCGCGACCGGTAGGCCGTCGGCATGCTCCGGCGCGATCCGCTCCGTACCCAGCACGACCGCGACACCGGCCTTCGCGGCGGCGGCGCCGATGTCGTTCCATGCGGACGTCAGGAACGCGGCATCAGCTGGCGGCACCGCGAGATGGGGGGCGCGGTAGCCCGGCACAAAGCACTCGGGGAAACAGACCACGAGGGCGCCGGCGACTCCCGCTTCGGCGATCGCGTCGCAGGCGATCGCCACGGACATCGCCGGGGTAGCCGGATACGCCACGTTGGCCAGCGCGATTCGTACGGTGGACTCGCTCATGCGATGCGTCCCGGGCAGAGTGTCGACGGGCTGATGTTGGGTGTACCGTAGGATATCCGCTGCGCCCGCATTTCACATCGCGCGCCGTCGCGCCTTCCCGCTTCCTCAGACGACCATGCCGACACGATTGCAGAGCTACGAAGCGCCAGGGATCACTGTCACTTTCGATCCGACGGTGTGCACGCATTCCGCGGTCTGTTTGCGCGGACTTCCGGCGGTATTCGATGTGCGTCGGAAGCGGTGGATTCACGCCGAGGCGGCGTCCGCCGACGAGGTGGCGGCGCAGGTGGCGCGCTGCCCCAGCGGCGCGCTGCAAGTTGTTCGCGAGCCACAAGCGGACTGATCTTTTGCCACGCTCACGGCCGGGCGCGCTCCTTCTTGACATTCGCCGTGTCTGTACGTACTGTGGTAACACACAGTCGACGAGGCACCATCCGATGAATACCCGCTTTGCGGTGGCCGTCCACATCCTCACGCTCTTGCATACGCAGCAGGGAGAGCCGGCCACGTCGGAGTATATCGCGTCGAGTGTGAACACGAATCCTTCGCTCATTCGTCGGTTGCTGTCGCAGCTGGCTCGGGCCGGACTCACGGCATCGCAGATGGGGACGGGCGGTGGCGCGCTGCTGGCGAAGCCGGCCAACGTGATCACGCTCCTCGACGTGTACCGCGCCATGGACGAGGACGCCGATCTGCTGCCGCTGCATCAGTCGCCGAACCCGAAGTGCCCGGTTGGTCGCCGCATCCACGGCGTACTCGAGACGCGGGTGGATGCCGCCGAGCGGGCGTTGGGTGACGAACTAAGCCGTACCACGATCGCCGATCTCACTGACGAGATCGCACGCTGACTGTTTGAGGACCCTCCCTCGCACGCCGTTTTGCTGTACATCAATGTGTAACCAAAACGCATACACTATCACTCACGGGATATTACGATGACTATCGCCATCACCGGATCCACCGGCCAGCTCGGCCGCCTCGTCATTCAACAGCTGGTCGCCCGCAACACGGGTACGCAGGTCGTAGCCCTCGCCCGGAGCCTTGAGAAGGCTGCCGACCTCGGCGTGGCGGCGCGCGTGGCCGACTACGAGCAGCCGGATACGCTCGACGCCGCACTGGCGGGGGTGGACACCCTGCTGCTGATCTCGTCGAACGAGATCGGGAAGCGCGCGTCGCAGCATGCGGCGGTGGTCAGCGCCGCATCCCGCGCCGGTGTGAAGCGCCTCGTGTACACGAGCCTGCTAAACGCCGATACGTCACCGATCGATCTGGCCGAAGAGCACCGCGCCACCGAAGCGGCGATCCAGGCGTCGGGCATCCCTTTCACGATCCTGCGCAACGGCTGGTACACCGAGAACTACACCGGGTCGATCGGCGGAGCGCTGGCGGGCGGCGCGATCATGGGAAGCGCTGGCGATGGACGTGTGTCAGGCGCAACCCGTGAGGACTTCGCGGCCGCGGCCGTCGCTGTCCTGCTCGGTACTGGCCACCTGGGGAAAACGTACGAACTCGCCGGCGACCACGCGTTCACGTTGCGTGAACTCGCCGCCGAGCTCTCGAAGCAAGCCGGGAAGGACATCCCGTATCGCGATCTGGCCGCGGCCGACTATGCCGCGGCTCTGGCCGGATTCGGTGTGCCCGAAGGCATCGCACGCGCGATCGCCGGCTGGGACGTCGACGCCAGCGTCGGGGCGCTCTACGACAACGGTGAACAGCTGTCCAGGTTGATTGGTCGACCGACCACGCCGCTCTCGACGGCGGTGGCGGCCGCGTTGAGAGACACTCGCTAACCTTGCCAGCCATGTCGGGAGCGGGCATCATGCGCCATGTCTCTCACGCAAGAAGAAGTCACTCCCGGTCTCGTGATCCAGTTGGACACCGCCACGTTGCGCGCCCTCGGCGGCTGTCAGACCAACGCCGTGCTCGGGCCAGAAGGCGACCGGTCGGTCGTCGGTACGCAGGACTTCCTGCTCGTGGGACTGGACGCCGCGTCCGGCCGCTGCACCGCCGTTCCGCTTTTCGCGAAAACGGCGGTCGGCAATCAGCCACTCGAGAGCGGCAAGAAGACGGGACCAGCCGATCAGTGGATCGGTACCGACACGTACTTCTCGCGCTGGCAGCATTGGCGGATTCCCGTCGCGTCGGTCGTTGCCGCATCGGCCGGCGATCCGACCGCGCCGGCGAACCGCCGTCGCTACGCGGCGTCCGATCGCTCCGCACTCGACGACATCAAGAACTGGGAAGGGCGGAACCGCGCAGCCTACCGGGACGCGTGACACGAGGCTAGCATCAACCCGAATGTGGGTTGTTGACTTTCTCTGTCAGTTGTCGCTTCCATTGTCACCCGGGTCTCTACGATGTCCGACGCTTCGCTGCGTGCGCGCACCACGACTGAAATTGTCGACGCGGCCTTCACGTTGTATCGCCGCGACTTTCAGCAATACATCATGGTCGGCGCCATCGCGTACTCGCCGATGATCGTATTTTCGCTGCTCACCCAAGGCATGACCGGCACCGGTCAGATCCTCGTGTCCGTCGGCGCCGCGGTGATCGGTCTGGTCATCGCTACGCTCGTTGGCGCGGCGGTCACTCGCATGGGAGCCGACGTGTACCTCGGCGGGCAGGCTGACGTTGGACGCACCGTGGCCGCCGTGTTGCCGCTCGTGCCGATGTTGATCATGGGGGCACTCCTCACGATGCTCATGGTCGTGCCAGGGCTGATCCTCCTGATCGTGCCGGGGGTCTACCTCGCCATCAGGCTGTTCGCTCTCTCGCAGATCATCGTGCTCGAAAAGATGGGGCCGGTCGATGCCGTCACCCGCTCGTTTGAGCTCACCAAGGGGCGCGCCGGACCTGTGTTCCTGACGTTGCTGTTGCTGTACGGTCTCTATTTCGCACTGTCGTTCGGCGTTACCCTCGCGGTCGCGCTGTTCGGCAGCCCGGTGTTACAGACGGTGGTGAGTTCGGTGCTGAGTATTTTCTGCTTCCCGATTCTTGGCCTCGCCGCGCTCGTGCTGTACTACGACCTGCGTATTCGCAACGAAGGCTTCGACGTGGAGCATATGGCGCAGTCGCTCGACGGATCGTCGTACGCCCCGACGATCTGACGTCCGCTCCCGCGGCGGGAGATGTCGGTGATGCTGCAGTCCGCGGCGTCGCCACCGATACCGGGCGCGTGGAGTGACGCGGCGATTCGTGATACGATCGCCGCGATCGCCAGTCGATCGGAGTATCAGCGCGAGCTGACCACATCGCTCGCCGCTCGCGCACTCCGCTGGCTCAGCGACCTGCTCGACGCGCTCTTCACCTCGGTGCGTGGCGCGCCGTACGGTCGCGAGATCACGATTGCGGTCGTGGGCCTGCTCGTGGCGCTCATCGTGGCGCGCCTCGTGATCGGTGTGCGCGCCGAACGGGCGCTGGTGACCGCGCGCGTGCCGCGCAAAGCCAGCGTGGCCGATCTCACGGCACTCGCCGACGCTGAGCGCTTGGCGCAAGCGGGTGACTTCACCGCCGCCGCCCACGCCCTCTTCGCGGCCCTGCTACGCGCCTGCGCGGCTCGCGGTGAAGTGCGGCTGCATCCGTCCAAGACGACCGGTGATTACGCTCGTGAACTACGCCGTCGCAATACCCCGTCGTTCCGACCGTTCCAGTCGTTCCGCTCGCGCTACGATCGCGTGATCTACGGCGAGATGCAGTGCAGTGCCGGCGATTACGCGGCACTCTCGACCGATGCCCGGCACTTGCTGGGCAGCGAGCGTGCGGCGTGACGAATGCCGTCTCGATGAACCCCAGCGCCGCGGCGCCGGCGCCATGGTACACGCGCCCCGGCCGTGTGATCGCGCTGCTCGCGGCGTTGGTCGCGGTCACCGCGTTGCTGGCGCGAACCCCGGTCACCGGGCGCGCGGGCGATCCGCGCTTGTCGACCAGCTCGGCCGATCCCCTCGGTGCGAAATTGATCTACGAACTGGCCGACAGGTTGGCGTGGAACGTGTCGCGCGATACGCGCGGTGCGGTGCCGACGGCCACCACGACGATCTACAGCGTGCTCGATCCGGTCGTGCCCGTTACGCCGGAAGAGGCGGCCGCCATGCTGGCGCACGTCCGACGAGGCGGCGCGATGTTGCTGGTGCTCGGCGAAGGCACCTCGCCGCTCAGTGACTCGCTCAAGCTCACGGTGGATCGCCAAGGCGATGATGTGGCCCAGAACATCGGAGCCGTGCGTCCGTGTGTCGGTGCCACGCGACCGCGCTTCACGCGGGATGCCCTCTGGTTCGGGAACGCGCGCATGCTGGCGCTACAGGGGAAAGGGCTGACCGCCCCCGGCCTCCAGCGCCTCGTGCTCCTCGAAAGCCGGCCGAGCATCGTGACAGATGGACCGCGCAGCACCATGGTCGGCATGCCCTACGGCGCCGGACGACTCGTGGTCGCGGCCGATCCCGACGTGTTCCGCAACGATGCGTTGCGTGACTGTCGCTACGGACTCGATATCGCCTCGGTGCGCGCGCTCGAATATCTGTCGGCCGGCGGCACCGCTCCGCGGCGTGCGGTCGTGTTCGACGAGTTCCATCAGGGCCGCACACGCTTCGGCATGACGGGCGCCATCGAACGATTCCTCGGCGAAACGCCCCCCGGCCGCGTGGTGCTGCAACTCGCGCTCGCCTCCTTGCTCCTGCTGTTCGCGGCTGCGCCGCGCGTGTTGCCGCCGCGCGATCAGGTACGCGTCGAGCGGCGCTCGCCACTGGAGCACGTCGACGCCCTCGCCCGCGCCTACGTGCAGGTCGGGGCCACCCGCACCAGCGCCCAACATCTCGTGCGCGGACTGCGACGGCGCATGGAGCACGGCGCCGCGCGCGGCAAGCGCGGTGGGATCGACGAAGACCAACTGTATCTCTCGCGAATCGCCGACGTGAAACCCGCGCTGGCCAGTGACATCGCGATCGTGCGTCACGCGCTGACTAACCCCGTCGACCTCGGCGAATTCCGCCGGGTCGGACAAGCGATTCAACGCATTGAAGCGGCCCTTACGCGAACATGACCACTCCTCCCATGCATCTCACGATCGATCAGGGCGCGGAGATCCTGCGCCGTCTCCGCACTGCCATTGCCGCTCGAATCGTAGGGCAGGATGCGGCCATCGACGATGCGCTCATCACATTCCTCGCGCGCGGACATCTCCTGATCGAGGGAGTGCCCGGCACCGCCAAGACGTTGCTGGTGCGCACGCTGGCCAGCGCGCTTGGGCTTCGGTTCACCCGCGTGCAGTTCACGCCCGATCTCATGCCGAGTGATCTCACCGGTATCGCGATCGTACGCGATGTGGCGCGTGGTTTCGAATTCCAGCCTGGTCCCGTGTTCACCGACTTGCTCCTCGGTGACGAGATCAACCGCGCGCCTGCCAAGACACAGTCGGCGCTGCTGGAAGCGATGTCCGAGCGCCAGGTATCGGCCGACGGCGTCACGCGCCCGCTGGATACACTGTTCACGGTGTTCGCCACGCAGAATCCGGTGGAGCACGAAGGCACGTATCCGCTGCCCGAAGCGCAGCTCGACCGCTTTCTGCTGAAGACGCTCATGGGATACCCGGCACTCGACGCGGAGCTCGCGATGCTGGCGTCGCATGAAGCGGGATTCAATCCCGAGAGCACGACCGAGCCCCTGTCCGAGCCGATGCTCGGCGACGGCGAAGCGGTGGCGCTGCGGGCACTGGCGGACTCCGTACGCGTGGCCCCTGAGGTGCAGGCGTACATCACCTCGATCACGCGCGCCACGCGCGAAGAGCCCTCGCTGTCCCTCGGGGCGTCGCCGCGCGCCACGGTCGCGCTGATGCGCGCCGCACGCGCTGCCGCCGTGCTCGAAGGGCGTGGCTTCGTGACACCGGACGACGTGAAGGATCGGGTGTTCGCCGTGCTGCGGCATCGCGTCACGCTCTCGCCCGAGCTGGAAGTAGAGGGGCGCACCGCCGACGATGCCCTGTCGGCCATTCTGTTGCGCGTCGTCGCGCCCAAGTAGGGATGCCTCCGTTTCTCCGGCGTGCAATGCGAGCGCTGTTGCGCTTCGCGCCGCAGCGGCGACTTGCATGGCTTGCGGCCATCGCGGCGCCCGTGTGGCTGCTGCCGGCCCCATTCGGCACGTACGCGGGTCTGACGGTCTCGCTGCTCGTGGTCGTAGCGATCGCGATCGACGTACTGTTGCTCCCTGCCGCGGCCGCCGTGGGCGTCGAGCGCGAGTTTTCGGCGTCGGTCGGCATCGGCGATGAAATCGAGGGCAGCTACACGGTGACGAACCGCACTCGGCGTGCGCTGCAGGTGGAATTGCACGACCAACTCCCACCGCTGGTCGAGGGCGGTGTGCAGTCGATCGCACTGCGCGTCCCCGGCGCGTCGGCGCAGCGCGTGGGGGCGAGTCTGCGCGGCAAGGCGCGAGGTACTGCTCCACTCGGTGATGTCGGCGTGCGCGTCAGCACGATGCTCGGATTGGTCAGCGCACGCTACACATTCGACACCACTGACGCGGTGCGCGTAATGCCCTCGCTGGCCGGCGTGCGTCGTTATCGCTTGCTGGCCATGCAGCACCGTCTCGACGCGATGGGTATTCGCGTGCTACGCCACAAGGGGCAGGGCCAGGCCTTCGCGCGGCTGCGCGAATACGTGCGCGGCGACGACCCGCGTCATATCGACTGGAAGGCCACGTCGAAGAAGGGGAAGTTCATCACGCGCGAGTTCACCGTGGAACGTTCGCAGACGGTGATCACCCTCGTGGATGCGGGGCGCGGCATGACGCAGCTTTCGGGCGAATTCTCCCGCTTCGAGCACGCCCTCAGTGCGGCGTTGATCCTGACGGATGTGGCGTCCTCGTCTGGTGACCGGGTGGGCGCACTGGTGTTCGACGACGAGGTGCGCGCGTTCGTGCCGCCGCAAGCCAGCAAGGGCGCGCTCACGCTGGTGCGCGACGCCTTCATTCCGGTGCACGCAACGTCACGGGAACCCGACTACGCGTCGTCGTTCCGCTTTTTGGCCGCGCATCAGAAGAAGCGGGCGCTGGTGGTGTTCTTCACCGACGTTATCGATGTGCGCGCCTCGCAGGCCTTGCTGGCCCACGTGACGCACAGTGCCGCGCGTCATCTCGTGCTGGTCGTGGCATTGCGCAATGACGCATTGTTCGAGGCCGCGGCACCCTGTGAGGCGGCGTCGACGGTACAGCTGTTCGAGAGTGCGGCAGCGGAGGAAGTGATTCAGGCGCGCGAGGCCGTGTTGGAGCGGATGCGGAGAGCCGGTGTGGTGGTGCTCGACGTGTCGCCGCAAACCATGACCGCGGGTGTCGTGAACCGCTATCTCGAACTCAAGGCGCGAGGCGCGCTGTAGCGGGGAGCGCTGCGCGGGGCCGGTAGAAGAGGTAGATCGCCAGCACGACGGCGCTGGTGGCCGACACCGCCAGTTTGGTTTGCAATGACAACGTCGCGTTCGGAGACACAAAGCCCTCGATCACGCCGGCGAAGAGCAGCAGAAATACGGCGCCGGCCAGCAGTCGGAAGGCGCGGCCACCACGCTGCACCAGTGCCGCGCGACGAGTACGATTGCCAGGCACGAGCATGCCCGACGCGAGCAGCAGCCCGGCCGCACCGGCTAACACGATGGCGGTGAGTTCGAGCACGCCGTGCGGCGCAATGAAGGAGAAGATCAATGACCCGATCCCCTTTGAAATATAGAGTCCGAGTGCCGCGCCTATACTGACGCCGTTCATGACCAGCGCCCAGCAGGTGAGCAGGCCGGCCGTCATGCCGCCGGCGAAGGCGACGAAGGTCACCTGCACATTGTTCGTGGCGATCTGCGACGCCATCATCGGGCGATACACTTCAGGATCCTCGATGTACCCTTTGCCACGCTTCGCGTCCTCGACGCCCTTGGCCGCACGGGCAAGCATGCCTTGCGGCAACAGCGTGGCGGCCACCGAGGGATGCGTGATCACCGCGCGGGCGGCGATCGCCATGGGGCCGAACAACAGCGTAGCCGCAATCGCGATCGGCAGCCCCGAGGCCCGCACTTCGGCCGGCACATCGGCGAAGAGAAAGGTGATGAGCCGCCGTAAGGTGAACGTGCGACGCCGGTAGAGCAGGCTGTGGGCGCCTGCTACCAGGCGGTTGAGATAGAACAGGTCGGAGGACTCCTGCCCACGCGTGGCCGTGCGAAGGCGCGCCAGGTCGGCCGTCATCTCGCGGTAGTCCTGCACGAAGCGCCGCACACCATCTTCGCCGAGCGTGGACAAGCCGCCGCCCTGTGCCGACTTGAGTGTGTTGGCGAATGACGCCCACCGCGGGGCGTTGGTGGCCACGATCCGATGTTTCTCGCGCGCGGCTCCGGTATCATTGCGCGCTGCCGCACCTTGCGCCCGAGCGGCCAGTTCGGTGTCGTGCAATCGCACCAGCTGCGCGATCGGAAGTTGTGCCGGATCTTGCGTGAGCTTCGCACTGAAGCGATGCGCCAGTCCGGCCGCGAGCTGCGTGCGACGTTCGGCGTCGAACTCCATACGACGCTGCACAAAGCGGTCGAGCAGCTGGAATTCTGCGTCCGTCAGTCTGGCCGAGAGCGGTACGGGCTTGGACGTGTCGGCCCGCGCGTCGGCGCGGCTGCTCCTTCGCGGGGTCACCGGCTGCGACACGAGGTCTTCCTTCACTACGATCGTGCCGGCAGCCATGTCACCGAGTCGCTTGCCGCGCGCGTTCGACATGATCGTCACAAGCCCGACCGCGTACAGAAAGATCGGTTGCAGGTCGATGGCGCGTACGATATTGCGAATCGCCGACGCCTCGAACGTCACCGACAGGCCGCCGTCCTTGACCACCCGCAACTTCATGATGCGCTTGCCCGGCGTCTGTCCGTCAGCCAGCGCTTCGAAGAGCACGTAGTACAGCCATAGAATGGCGAACTGAATCACCCCGAGCAACGCCATTACCCACGCACCGGACGAATCGCGGGACGCGGCGACCCCGAACTTTACCTGCAGCTGCAGGACAGCGATGATGACGGCGACGAACGTCGCGATACAGATCGCGTAGTCGATCAACGCCGCCGTGGCGCGCGAACCCACGCCGGCCAACGTGTACGAGAGTACGACGAGTTCCGGCGTCTCGACGTCGACCGTTTGCGACAATGAGGGACGGGGCAACTGCCCCGGCGCCGACGGTGCCGGCGGTATACTGGTAGCCATTGCCCGTAAGGTGCGGATCGCACCTCACGGCGGCAAGTGAACGCGGTTAGCCGCGCATTAGAACGACAGCACCGTGCGCATCGTGGCCACATTGCCGAAGGCGCGCAGGCTCGGCCCGTCGAGACGACGGACACGTTGGACATCGGCCACCAGCGATAGGTGCGACGTCACGGGCAGCTGATAGAACAGCTCGCCGATGGTCTCTCGACCGCTGCCCCACGAGGCGTGGGTGACGCCGACGCCGATCAGGTCGGACGGTCGTGCCGCCAACAGGCCGGCCACGGTGAAGCCGACGCCTCGATGCGCGTGGATCGATTGCACGTTTGGGCTGGACGTGCCCATCTGGGCGAAGGCAGCCACCGACGCATGGTTGTCGGCATCGTCGCCCCGCGCGCGGCCTTCCCACAGCGTCTGGTCGAGCGTGGCATACCAGCCGCGGGTCCCGGCTACCCCGGGATCAGCGTCGGGGTCGGCGCCGAGAGCGGAGAACATGCCCGTGTGTCGCCACGCACCCGCACCAACGCGGCCTACGAGCTGCGAGCGGCCGAGCGCCCACTGCTGATTCGCCTGTGCGATCTGAAATCGCGAAGTTCCTCCAACTGGTGCCGGTGCCCCATCACGTCCATCGAACACCCCGACGCCGACATTGAATAGCGACCAGGGACTGACGGTCGCTTCCACGCCCCACGTGGGCAACGGGAACGTGGGCGCGGCCACGATGCTGGGCGAAAAGCCCATCGACGCATTCAAGAAGGAAGCGCCATTGTCGGTACCGGCAAATACGCTGTTGAAGTCGATGCGGCCTGCCTTGATGCTCAGGCGATCCCGCAGCACGCGCTGCTCGACCCAGACTTCCCCCAGCGCGCGAAAGTCGTCGGCGTCGATGTTGGAGAAGTTCTGCACGAAGGCCGCCTCACCAGAGCCATTGCGTCCCGTCTTGGTCTTGTGTTGCGCGTAGATGGTAAGTCCGCGCCAACCCAACAGCGAGTCGAGGTCCAGCGTGAGCTCCAGATTACTGTGCGTGCGGACCGATCGAGCACCCGAGAAGGCGGACGACCCGGCCGACGCGTCGGTGATCTCTTCGAAGCCGAAGGTCACGCCAGGATGCGCGACGATGGCGCGCCAATCGAGCGGGGCGCGACGAAACGGATCTGCGGCCACGGGCGTCGTGCCTGGCGACAGGAGGCTCGAACCCGTCAACGCCGCCGCCGTCGGAATGGCCGGTGTGAGCTGTACCGAGTGTGAGAGTGCGCTTGGAACCGTAGGCACAACGGCGGATGGCCGCGCGACATCGGAAAGGCGCGCTCCCTTCGTCGACGCCTCGATGCGCGCGGCATTCGACGTTTCCACCGCCTTGGAGGGGGATACGGCGTCACGCGCGATCGCGGTCGATGCGACCTCGCGCGTCGGCGCCGCGCGACTTGCCAGCGGCGCGATGCGCGATGTGCGCGCCACTCTCGTGCGTGTTGGTGTGTCGCCGTCAACGACGATCGCCCGCACGCTCACCGCCGCAATGCCAATGATAAGACAGACCGCAATCGCGAGATTGCGCGATGAGGATGTCGCATTGCTCCGCACGGTCGTCGTGGGAGAATCATAATTCGGCATATCGTTCGTTCCGCAAGTTGGCGCACAGCCGGTTGGCAATCGCTGGGGCACCATCTTCGGTGACTCACCGCACACTTCTGGAGACTCGGCGGGGACGAGCTGTTTATTCAGCATTGCCAATCCCGGATTCCGGCATCGCTGTCAATCTGTGACAGCTGTTGCCGCCGGCGAACCGCTACGCCACGCCCTCGGCCGCTTCTGCGATACTCGAGCGGTGATGGGCGAAGGCCGCCACCAGATGATCGCGCAGATCGCACAGGAGCTGGCGGCTCGTCTCGGTGGAGTGCACCGATTCGATCGTACTGTCGAAGTACAGACAGCCGATGAGCTTCATCTCCAGCACCAACGGCAGGAGGGCGAAGTTGCTGGGCGATAGATCCTTGATGAGGCGATCGCGCCCGTACACTTTCGCGTCGCCACCGGTCATCTCCACAAAGAGATCGCGACGGATATGCAGCGCGGCACCGAGGGGGCCGAATGCCGCGGTGGGACGCAACAGGAAGTTGCGCGCGAGTTCAGCGCTGCCCCGCCCGATGCCCACTCGTCCCCGGATCAGCTTGAAATCCTCGGCGCTAATGCCCAGGACACCGCGCTCGTATCCCGCTTCACACGCCGCCCGCAAGGTCGAATCGGTGACCGAACCCACGCTGAAGGAACCCTGCGCCTGCTCTCGCTGCTGCACGAGCGCACGCACCACGTCGCGCAGCCGCGCTTCCTGTACAGAGTCGCTTGGATTGGGTGCCAGTCGATCGATGGCCTCCTGCAACGCTGCGGCGTCGGCGGGCGCCAGCGCGCTCCCACTCAGCTCGTGCTCGGCGACCGCGCCGTCGGTGCGGTTGCGCTTCATCAGCGCCACGGCGGTCGCGTCGGCGTGTCCACGCAGCCACGCATCGAGGTCCACCTGCATGGTGCCCAGCGTCGGCTGCGCCTCGTCGATCGCCGCGATCATGCACTCTTGCATGGTCAGGACGTCGATGCCGATCAAGGGAGCAAAACGAGCACGGATCTCGCGCACCTCGGCACCATCGGTCGTGGCCGCAACGCCGTACAAGCAGCGCGCAATTTCAGCACTGCACTGCGTCACCGCATGCAGCGTCTCGCCGTCAAGTGACACGCCGCGATAGACGCGCATCGTGCGCACGACGGCCGGGGGCATGCCCCAACGCTTCGCCAGCGCGACACCCACTTCTTCGAAGGTGAAGCCGAACTGTTGTGCC
This region of Gemmatimonas groenlandica genomic DNA includes:
- a CDS encoding alpha/beta fold hydrolase, with product MRTDEEHVTLREHHVPVPGGQLFVREWIPRHVIDGAAPLVLLHDSLGSVELWREFPVRLARTVRRRVIAYDRLGFGRSSSRREPPSLRFIEEEAELYFPAVRRALGFTNFSLFGHSVGGGMSIVIAATMPDVCERLVSESAQSFLEAHTLDGIRAAKRQFENPAYFAKLSRFHGDKAQWVLDAWTETWTSPAFADWSLDPYLTLVRCPTLVIHGDADEFGSVEFPRRIARGVQGVSQLEIIEGCGHVPHREQPDRILSLVTEFL
- a CDS encoding carbon-nitrogen hydrolase family protein, which codes for MSESTVRIALANVAYPATPAMSVAIACDAIAEAGVAGALVVCFPECFVPGYRAPHLAVPPADAAFLTSAWNDIGAAAAKAGVAVVLGTERIAPEHADGLPVATVAVFDTAGALMGFQDKVQLDPSEDPVYGHGSERRVFTVGPLTFGVVICHEGWRYPETVRWAARRGAQIVFHPNFAWAEDGAFRPTSFADPANTFHEKAILCRAAENSCWFASVNCASEGVPITSAIARPDGTLHAWQPYGKAGLLIADCDLSLATGLLAQRCRTGL
- a CDS encoding (4Fe-4S)-binding protein; amino-acid sequence: MPTRLQSYEAPGITVTFDPTVCTHSAVCLRGLPAVFDVRRKRWIHAEAASADEVAAQVARCPSGALQVVREPQAD
- a CDS encoding Rrf2 family transcriptional regulator: MNTRFAVAVHILTLLHTQQGEPATSEYIASSVNTNPSLIRRLLSQLARAGLTASQMGTGGGALLAKPANVITLLDVYRAMDEDADLLPLHQSPNPKCPVGRRIHGVLETRVDAAERALGDELSRTTIADLTDEIAR
- a CDS encoding SDR family oxidoreductase is translated as MTIAITGSTGQLGRLVIQQLVARNTGTQVVALARSLEKAADLGVAARVADYEQPDTLDAALAGVDTLLLISSNEIGKRASQHAAVVSAASRAGVKRLVYTSLLNADTSPIDLAEEHRATEAAIQASGIPFTILRNGWYTENYTGSIGGALAGGAIMGSAGDGRVSGATREDFAAAAVAVLLGTGHLGKTYELAGDHAFTLRELAAELSKQAGKDIPYRDLAAADYAAALAGFGVPEGIARAIAGWDVDASVGALYDNGEQLSRLIGRPTTPLSTAVAAALRDTR
- a CDS encoding DUF4129 domain-containing protein: MLQSAASPPIPGAWSDAAIRDTIAAIASRSEYQRELTTSLAARALRWLSDLLDALFTSVRGAPYGREITIAVVGLLVALIVARLVIGVRAERALVTARVPRKASVADLTALADAERLAQAGDFTAAAHALFAALLRACAARGEVRLHPSKTTGDYARELRRRNTPSFRPFQSFRSRYDRVIYGEMQCSAGDYAALSTDARHLLGSERAA
- a CDS encoding DUF4350 domain-containing protein; protein product: MTNAVSMNPSAAAPAPWYTRPGRVIALLAALVAVTALLARTPVTGRAGDPRLSTSSADPLGAKLIYELADRLAWNVSRDTRGAVPTATTTIYSVLDPVVPVTPEEAAAMLAHVRRGGAMLLVLGEGTSPLSDSLKLTVDRQGDDVAQNIGAVRPCVGATRPRFTRDALWFGNARMLALQGKGLTAPGLQRLVLLESRPSIVTDGPRSTMVGMPYGAGRLVVAADPDVFRNDALRDCRYGLDIASVRALEYLSAGGTAPRRAVVFDEFHQGRTRFGMTGAIERFLGETPPGRVVLQLALASLLLLFAAAPRVLPPRDQVRVERRSPLEHVDALARAYVQVGATRTSAQHLVRGLRRRMEHGAARGKRGGIDEDQLYLSRIADVKPALASDIAIVRHALTNPVDLGEFRRVGQAIQRIEAALTRT